From Paenibacillus graminis, a single genomic window includes:
- a CDS encoding site-specific integrase, which produces MAKGSIEKRGENKWRLTVDLGLNNDGSRNRPRKTITVEDKALLKTTKKLKDYLDDELAKFKQEVLSGSYIAPSKLTFKEFYENEWKPKDAEPRLKRTTYLSHCSKIDHHVLPIIGHLQLDEITTMRLVTLFNDLRKPGARIDKRGGKETISSRTIQYIYDVTMSIFKRAVEWGVLSKNPLEGIQRPQISKEDKKARKDRKNFFEEEEATEVIDTLIKSKTHWKLYFLGAIIGGFRRGELIALDEDDCDFANNRLRIDENISHTENGQAEITDTKNEASDDYVDMPQWYMDELAAHVKAMRKLRFEAKALGVWKGGDRNFVFHSGTGKPYYHTSPSQQWTIWCKRNGFRNVSLHGLRHTNATYLLGQGASIKEIQHRLRHSTSQVTTDTYAHVTKKLSRKTTAHLDVFDPKVRPQSVPKAEKGTRSL; this is translated from the coding sequence ATGGCAAAAGGAAGCATTGAAAAAAGAGGGGAGAACAAGTGGCGACTAACTGTAGATTTGGGGCTTAATAATGACGGCAGCCGAAACCGTCCTCGAAAGACAATTACTGTTGAAGATAAAGCATTATTAAAAACAACTAAGAAACTAAAGGATTATTTAGATGACGAGCTTGCGAAGTTTAAACAAGAGGTATTGAGCGGCAGTTACATTGCGCCATCTAAACTTACTTTCAAAGAATTCTATGAAAATGAATGGAAACCTAAAGACGCTGAACCGAGACTAAAGCGAACGACATACCTGTCTCATTGCTCCAAAATAGATCATCATGTTTTGCCGATTATAGGACATTTGCAACTCGATGAGATCACAACAATGAGATTAGTGACGTTATTCAATGATTTACGCAAACCAGGTGCACGGATTGATAAGCGAGGAGGAAAAGAAACCATTAGTTCTCGCACGATTCAATATATTTATGATGTGACTATGAGTATATTCAAACGAGCTGTAGAATGGGGGGTCCTAAGTAAAAACCCATTGGAGGGCATACAGCGCCCGCAGATCAGCAAGGAAGATAAAAAGGCCCGGAAAGACAGAAAGAATTTTTTCGAAGAAGAGGAAGCTACAGAAGTCATTGATACATTAATCAAAAGTAAAACACATTGGAAGCTTTATTTTCTTGGAGCAATAATTGGAGGTTTTAGACGTGGAGAGTTAATTGCCTTAGACGAAGACGATTGCGACTTTGCAAATAACCGATTGCGTATCGATGAGAACATTTCGCATACTGAGAATGGACAGGCCGAGATCACAGACACAAAAAACGAAGCATCCGATGACTATGTAGATATGCCACAATGGTATATGGATGAACTGGCTGCTCATGTAAAAGCCATGCGCAAGTTACGTTTTGAGGCAAAAGCGTTGGGGGTATGGAAAGGCGGAGATCGTAACTTTGTATTCCATTCAGGGACGGGAAAACCATATTACCATACATCGCCATCACAGCAGTGGACAATATGGTGTAAGCGAAACGGATTCCGTAATGTATCCCTACATGGGCTGCGCCATACAAACGCTACCTATTTGCTTGGACAAGGTGCATCCATTAAAGAGATCCAACATCGGTTGCGACACTCGACTTCTCAGGTAACTACAGACACGTATGCTCACGTTACCAAGAAACTAAGTCGCAAAACAACAGCACACCTTGATGTCTTCGATCCTAAAGTTCGTCCCCAATCCGTCCCCAAAGCCGAAAAAGGCACTCGTTCTCTGTAA
- a CDS encoding WGxxGxxG family protein, which translates to MNKLITSFACGTVLSMSLLGVGYASTASGTTGMDGTGNRMMNEQGNTMMNNTTGTGTTGTTGTMRNRGGDNSTVSPLSNTTQTGRYRANATTANANDNDNDFDWGWLGLVGLLGLAGMRNKSGERERR; encoded by the coding sequence TTGAATAAGCTGATAACAAGCTTTGCCTGCGGCACTGTATTATCCATGAGTCTGCTGGGCGTAGGATATGCATCCACCGCTTCCGGTACAACTGGCATGGACGGAACCGGCAACCGTATGATGAACGAGCAGGGCAACACCATGATGAATAACACCACTGGTACCGGAACTACCGGAACCACTGGAACTATGCGTAACCGTGGCGGAGACAACAGCACCGTTTCTCCACTATCCAATACTACGCAGACCGGCAGATACCGGGCTAACGCTACAACTGCCAACGCTAATGACAACGACAATGACTTCGATTGGGGCTGGCTGGGATTGGTAGGACTGCTCGGTCTGGCTGGCATGAGAAACAAAAGTGGCGAGCGCGAACGCCGCTAG
- a CDS encoding M15 family metallopeptidase produces MLTLDQVNSKSAARLGGLHPALLAAANVLIQRCYVRGIPIVITQGLRTIAEQNALYALGRTKKGAIVTNARGGSSFHNYGLAIDFALLLPDGRNISWDMSRDGDGDKLADWQEVVQEAKKLGLEWGGDWTSFKDYSHFQMAFGLTIQELKAGRRPAADQVKKALKRINGGEDEVNKDVEISITLNGVKLTAGVLDNGTTYVPVRALAEALGAKVTYDPASKTVNVVTV; encoded by the coding sequence ATGCTGACTTTGGATCAGGTGAACAGCAAATCGGCAGCCCGGCTCGGCGGTCTCCATCCCGCCTTGCTGGCGGCTGCCAATGTCTTGATACAGCGATGTTATGTACGGGGCATCCCGATTGTCATCACCCAGGGCTTGCGGACCATAGCCGAACAAAATGCCCTTTATGCGCTGGGGAGAACCAAGAAGGGTGCGATTGTAACCAATGCGCGGGGTGGCAGCAGCTTTCATAATTACGGACTGGCGATAGACTTTGCGCTGCTGCTGCCGGATGGACGGAACATCTCCTGGGATATGAGCCGGGATGGGGACGGGGATAAGCTTGCAGACTGGCAAGAGGTCGTACAGGAAGCCAAAAAGCTGGGACTCGAATGGGGCGGAGACTGGACTTCCTTTAAGGATTATTCCCATTTTCAGATGGCTTTTGGACTGACCATTCAAGAGCTGAAAGCAGGCCGCCGTCCAGCCGCAGATCAGGTGAAGAAAGCCTTAAAACGGATCAACGGGGGTGAGGATGAAGTGAACAAGGATGTGGAGATTTCAATCACCCTGAACGGAGTGAAGCTTACAGCCGGAGTTCTGGATAACGGAACCACTTACGTCCCCGTACGGGCATTGGCTGAAGCGCTCGGAGCCAAGGTGACTTATGATCCTGCCAGCAAGACGGTGAATGTGGTGACCGTATAA
- a CDS encoding YolD-like family protein has product MGKKQEGYGVWESSRMMLPEHKSRIHKDERETLHRGKPVQDGQKLEEIECTLALSLRSHVRVTVVLADSFANKQLNGFVTSIHTHSREIKLQWAEEWKWIQVDDIVEAYIV; this is encoded by the coding sequence ATGGGTAAGAAGCAGGAGGGATACGGCGTGTGGGAGAGCAGCAGGATGATGCTGCCGGAGCACAAAAGCCGGATACATAAGGATGAACGGGAGACGCTGCACCGGGGAAAGCCGGTTCAGGATGGGCAGAAGCTGGAGGAGATTGAATGTACGCTGGCGCTGTCGCTGCGGAGCCATGTCCGGGTAACAGTAGTGTTGGCTGATTCGTTTGCGAATAAGCAGCTGAACGGCTTTGTGACTTCCATTCACACCCACTCGCGTGAGATCAAGCTGCAGTGGGCGGAGGAATGGAAGTGGATTCAGGTCGATGATATTGTGGAGGCATACATCGTCTGA
- a CDS encoding PH domain-containing protein, with protein sequence MPYCTSCGAEYKQGAKFCGECGANTTEDAAAPGRRTASGAAPGSGSGPETTLWQGKPAGISDRLKGIVRLNTTTFTITSQRIMVKTGLIGKDVEEIELLRVNDFSVAQSILQRILGIGTLTVFSDDASSPQLLLHRIRQPQTVKDVLRKAVRDEKIANNISYREQI encoded by the coding sequence ATGCCTTACTGCACAAGCTGTGGAGCAGAATACAAGCAAGGGGCCAAATTTTGCGGGGAATGCGGCGCAAACACTACTGAAGATGCAGCTGCTCCCGGACGCCGGACGGCATCCGGAGCGGCGCCTGGTTCCGGCTCGGGACCTGAAACAACGCTGTGGCAGGGCAAGCCGGCCGGCATCTCTGACCGCCTCAAAGGCATCGTGCGCCTGAATACAACCACGTTCACCATCACCAGCCAGCGCATTATGGTCAAAACCGGGCTAATCGGGAAGGACGTGGAAGAAATCGAGCTGCTGCGGGTCAATGACTTTTCTGTGGCCCAGTCCATCCTCCAGCGTATTCTGGGTATCGGAACACTTACAGTGTTCTCGGATGATGCTTCGTCGCCACAGCTGCTTCTCCACAGGATCCGCCAGCCCCAAACGGTGAAGGATGTGCTGCGCAAAGCCGTACGCGATGAGAAAATCGCCAACAATATCAGCTACCGGGAACAAATCTAG
- a CDS encoding glycosyl hydrolase, with amino-acid sequence MESRIRDLLDSASRLVGDVQWQASFRNVQMNPADAALASPARKLLKTLYRLQGQGMISGQHDYLESPDEFNGKLKTTSGQYAALHGYELGAIDNQTAQQIDIQRQAVVDSAIRWHKSGGIVTMSYHENLPGTAPAWSNVSRSLSEADFAKYITPGTVQYNALIAELDKTARSLKKLANAGVPVLWRPYHEMNGGWFWWGQKSSFSKLWNIMFDRYTAYHKLHNLLWVWSPNAKNQWSDEPADYYPGAGKVDVLALDIYEADFKKSHHDAMWNLGRGKLIAIGENGELPSPAVLAKTQNKWSYQMSWGKLLYEKNSDAVIKAFMKHSFVLTREEYAKKAAQNASMAEAAPMPGLYGQYYSNAALSGEPALTRTDTVINFIWRQAAPDPALPADFFSVRWSGRLSAAYTESYTIYSSSDDGIRVWIDGVLVIDSWMKQSGQERQGKVNLIAGKLHELKVEYYENQGDARVVLMWESPSQVKSVIPAGALYLP; translated from the coding sequence ATGGAATCGCGCATTCGGGATTTGCTGGATTCCGCATCACGGCTGGTCGGGGATGTACAGTGGCAGGCCTCATTCCGGAATGTGCAGATGAACCCTGCAGATGCTGCGCTTGCGTCTCCGGCCCGGAAGCTGCTGAAAACGTTATACCGTTTGCAGGGACAAGGAATGATCAGCGGGCAGCATGATTATCTGGAGAGCCCGGATGAATTCAACGGCAAGCTGAAGACGACCAGCGGACAATATGCCGCACTCCACGGCTATGAGCTGGGAGCGATTGATAATCAGACGGCGCAACAAATCGATATTCAGCGGCAGGCCGTGGTAGACAGCGCAATCCGGTGGCATAAGTCAGGCGGAATCGTAACCATGAGCTATCATGAGAATTTACCGGGGACGGCTCCGGCCTGGTCGAATGTCTCGAGGAGTCTTAGTGAAGCGGATTTTGCCAAATATATCACTCCGGGTACGGTTCAGTACAACGCGCTGATTGCGGAGCTGGACAAGACAGCCCGGTCTTTGAAAAAGCTTGCTAATGCAGGCGTGCCGGTACTCTGGCGTCCCTACCATGAGATGAACGGCGGCTGGTTCTGGTGGGGCCAGAAAAGCTCGTTCAGCAAGCTGTGGAACATCATGTTCGACCGGTACACAGCTTATCACAAGCTGCATAATCTGCTGTGGGTGTGGAGCCCTAATGCCAAAAACCAGTGGTCTGATGAACCGGCGGACTATTACCCGGGAGCTGGCAAGGTGGATGTGCTGGCGCTGGATATCTACGAAGCGGATTTCAAAAAGAGTCACCATGATGCCATGTGGAATCTGGGACGCGGCAAGCTGATCGCCATAGGCGAGAACGGGGAACTTCCATCCCCGGCGGTGCTGGCCAAAACTCAGAATAAATGGTCTTACCAGATGAGCTGGGGTAAGCTGCTCTATGAGAAGAACAGCGATGCAGTTATTAAGGCTTTTATGAAGCATTCATTTGTGCTCACCAGAGAGGAATATGCGAAGAAGGCGGCGCAGAATGCCTCTATGGCTGAAGCTGCACCCATGCCGGGCCTGTACGGGCAATATTACAGCAATGCAGCGCTCAGCGGCGAGCCTGCGCTCACCCGGACCGATACCGTCATTAATTTCATCTGGCGGCAGGCGGCTCCTGATCCGGCACTCCCTGCTGATTTCTTCTCCGTGCGCTGGAGCGGCAGGCTGAGCGCCGCATACACGGAGAGCTACACGATTTATTCGTCATCGGACGATGGCATACGCGTGTGGATTGACGGAGTGCTGGTGATTGACAGCTGGATGAAGCAAAGCGGACAGGAACGGCAGGGGAAGGTGAATCTGATTGCCGGGAAGCTGCATGAGCTAAAGGTAGAGTACTATGAGAACCAGGGGGATGCGCGGGTGGTGCTGATGTGGGAAAGCCCCAGCCAGGTGAAAAGCGTCATTCCAGCCGGGGCATTGTATCTTCCTTAA
- a CDS encoding NucA/NucB deoxyribonuclease domain-containing protein codes for MKSKKFIPSLIITVLLLIAAYWFEQNGNLPGSQPAAEETDVVQLRFPSERFPETARHIQEAIRSGESSICTIDRQEADENRKESLKGVPTKKGYDRDEWPMAMCEEGGSGADIEYITPSDNRGAGSWVGNQLEGLPDGTRVEFMFK; via the coding sequence GTGAAGTCCAAGAAATTCATCCCAAGTCTCATCATCACAGTGCTGCTCCTCATTGCCGCTTACTGGTTCGAACAGAACGGCAATCTGCCTGGCAGCCAGCCGGCTGCAGAAGAGACAGACGTAGTCCAGTTGAGGTTCCCGAGTGAACGGTTCCCGGAGACAGCCCGGCACATTCAGGAAGCCATCCGCAGCGGAGAGTCTAGTATCTGCACTATTGACCGGCAGGAAGCAGACGAAAACCGCAAGGAATCTCTGAAGGGGGTTCCCACCAAAAAAGGCTATGACCGTGACGAATGGCCGATGGCCATGTGCGAGGAAGGCGGCAGCGGGGCCGACATTGAATACATAACGCCTAGCGACAACCGTGGTGCCGGAAGCTGGGTTGGCAACCAACTGGAGGGACTGCCCGACGGTACCCGGGTAGAATTCATGTTCAAATAA
- a CDS encoding YjfB family protein has protein sequence MDIAALSVSMNQSSLKQAVGFQVLSIAKNQAEIQGQNITQMLAQSLDPNLGKTLDIKV, from the coding sequence ATGGACATTGCCGCTCTATCTGTATCGATGAACCAGAGCAGTCTGAAACAGGCTGTGGGCTTTCAGGTGCTCAGCATTGCCAAGAATCAGGCTGAAATCCAGGGTCAGAATATTACACAAATGCTTGCACAGAGCTTAGACCCAAACTTAGGAAAAACACTTGATATTAAGGTTTGA
- a CDS encoding ImmA/IrrE family metallo-endopeptidase produces MHSYYQMTALEKWTEDLYERLEIMEPAQISIAYIAERLNIWVHYLDVRSKGIEASAGMYSMFIDNRLPEELQRLEFLHELCHLLRHAGSHTLMPEQFTQAEKDESERFILYAAMPYSMISKMALPELREDAILKLAAAFQVPCELALQRIDQIQRRMFQGQLIAVMERNEDRKLIHRHIR; encoded by the coding sequence ATGCATTCTTATTATCAAATGACTGCTCTTGAGAAGTGGACGGAGGATCTGTATGAACGGCTGGAGATCATGGAGCCGGCACAAATATCGATTGCATATATTGCCGAGCGACTGAATATCTGGGTTCATTACCTGGATGTCAGGAGTAAAGGGATTGAGGCCTCTGCCGGCATGTACAGCATGTTCATCGATAACCGGCTACCTGAGGAACTGCAGCGCCTGGAATTCCTGCATGAGCTTTGCCACCTGCTCCGTCATGCCGGCAGCCACACACTGATGCCTGAGCAATTCACGCAAGCAGAGAAGGATGAATCAGAGCGGTTTATTCTGTATGCGGCCATGCCTTACTCCATGATCTCGAAGATGGCACTGCCTGAGCTGCGGGAAGATGCGATTCTGAAGCTTGCTGCAGCTTTTCAGGTCCCTTGCGAGCTGGCTCTGCAGCGGATTGATCAGATTCAGCGCCGGATGTTCCAGGGACAGCTGATAGCCGTTATGGAGCGGAACGAGGACAGAAAATTAATCCACAGACATATTCGGTAA
- the pyrE gene encoding orotate phosphoribosyltransferase, which yields MSPLLNKSEQIARYLLKIGAVALRPQDPFTWTSGIKSPIYCDNRLTLSFPEVRGYIADAFVETIASTYPDAEVIAGTATAGIPHAAWVADKLNLPMAYIRDKAKGHGKQNQIEGLINPGQKVVVIEDLISTGGSSIKAAQAVQEAGGIPLVVLAIFSYELDRATEAFAAAGVPLQTLSNYTTLIDVALAQGTIADTDVELLQSWRKDPASFGVQK from the coding sequence ATGAGCCCATTATTGAATAAAAGTGAACAAATTGCCCGTTACCTGTTGAAGATCGGTGCGGTAGCCCTGCGCCCGCAGGACCCTTTTACCTGGACCTCCGGCATTAAATCCCCCATCTACTGTGATAACCGTCTGACCTTGTCCTTCCCGGAAGTCCGGGGCTACATCGCCGACGCCTTTGTTGAAACCATCGCCAGCACCTACCCGGATGCCGAAGTTATTGCAGGCACAGCTACTGCGGGCATTCCGCATGCTGCTTGGGTAGCAGACAAGCTGAATCTGCCGATGGCATACATCCGTGACAAAGCCAAAGGCCACGGCAAGCAAAACCAGATCGAAGGGCTAATCAACCCTGGCCAAAAGGTCGTCGTAATCGAGGACCTGATCTCCACTGGCGGCAGCTCCATTAAGGCCGCTCAGGCCGTTCAGGAAGCGGGGGGCATTCCGCTGGTCGTGCTGGCTATTTTTAGCTATGAGCTGGACCGCGCCACTGAAGCGTTCGCGGCAGCAGGGGTGCCGCTGCAGACCCTCTCCAACTACACCACTTTAATTGATGTGGCCCTGGCCCAGGGAACCATCGCCGACACGGATGTGGAGCTGCTGCAATCCTGGCGTAAAGATCCGGCTTCGTTTGGTGTGCAGAAGTAG
- the pyrF gene encoding orotidine-5'-phosphate decarboxylase yields the protein MEQNITQHGHETVGQVEKRDQMAGRLMVALDVPDVEKAGLLMGQLEGIPCYMKVGMQLFYAAGPDFIRELKARGYSVFLDVKMHDIPNTVRGGAESLTKLGVDMFNVHAAGGTAMMAAALEGAAKAVSLHPSLHIPLIIAVTQLTSTTQEMMNGEIGIAGTVTDTVVRYAKLAAGAGLHGVVASPQEAAVIAATCGPEFRTVTPGIRPAGASLDDQSRVMTPGQAIRQGSHFLVVGRPITAAADPRQAALTIIEEMTQA from the coding sequence ATGGAGCAGAATATCACACAGCATGGGCATGAGACTGTCGGACAAGTTGAGAAGCGGGACCAAATGGCGGGACGGCTGATGGTTGCCCTCGATGTTCCGGATGTAGAGAAGGCGGGACTATTGATGGGGCAGCTGGAAGGCATTCCATGCTATATGAAAGTGGGCATGCAGCTGTTTTATGCGGCGGGTCCGGACTTCATCAGAGAGCTGAAGGCACGCGGCTATTCTGTCTTTCTGGATGTCAAAATGCATGATATCCCGAACACCGTGCGGGGCGGGGCAGAGAGCCTGACCAAGCTTGGAGTGGATATGTTCAACGTGCATGCGGCCGGGGGAACGGCAATGATGGCTGCTGCGCTCGAAGGTGCGGCGAAGGCGGTCAGTCTGCATCCATCGCTGCATATTCCGCTGATTATCGCAGTCACACAGCTTACAAGCACTACCCAGGAGATGATGAACGGTGAGATCGGCATTGCCGGGACCGTAACGGACACAGTTGTGCGTTATGCCAAGCTTGCGGCTGGGGCGGGTCTGCACGGTGTGGTAGCCTCTCCGCAGGAAGCTGCGGTTATCGCCGCAACCTGCGGGCCGGAGTTCCGCACAGTGACACCGGGAATCCGTCCTGCCGGGGCTTCCCTGGATGACCAGTCCCGTGTGATGACACCTGGACAAGCAATCCGTCAGGGCAGCCACTTCCTGGTCGTCGGACGCCCGATTACAGCGGCGGCGGACCCGCGCCAAGCCGCACTAACCATTATTGAGGAGATGACCCAAGCATGA
- the carB gene encoding carbamoyl-phosphate synthase large subunit, whose protein sequence is MPKNDKLKKILVIGSGPIVIGQAAEFDYAGTQACQALKEEGVEVVLINSNPATIMTDTNMADKVYIEPITLEFVTAIIRQERPDGLLPTLGGQTGLNMAVELARAGVLEQENVKLLGTQLESIEKAEDRDLFRELMRELEQPVPESTIITSVEEAMGFAAGIGYPLIVRPAYTLGGTGGGICDNEEELRETVKAGIRYSPIGQCLVEKSIAGMKEVEYEVMRDANDNCIVVCNMENFDPVGVHTGDSIVVAPSQTLSDREYQMLRSASLKIIRALNIEGGCNVQFALDPQSYQYYVIEVNPRVSRSSALASKATGYPIAKMAAKIALGYTLDEIVNPVTGQTYACFEPTLDYIVSKIPRWPFDKFIYANRKLGTQMKATGEVMAIGRTFEESIHKAIRSLEIGIHRFRLPGAEQLEDSVLRTRLNKADDERLFLIAEAFRRGYGLQEIQDITNVDWWFLSKIEGLVNFEEVIRSEETLSPETLYQAKRKGFTDRAIAEIRAEGRPGLAQTKESDVRVMRLQQGLVPVFKMVDTCAAEFEASTPYYYSTYETENEVIHSDKQKVIVLGSGPIRIGQGIEFDYSTVHAVWAIQKAGYEAVIINNNPETVSTDFNTSDRLYFEPLFFEDVMNVIAQENPIGVIVQFGGQTAINLAAPLAAAGVNILGTSLDSIDEAEDRKKFEALLARLDIAQPKGKTVINIDEAVETAQSLGYPVLVRPSYVLGGRAMEIVYNDTELLSYMAEAVKVNPEHPVLIDRYMLGKEVEVDAICDGETVVIPGIMEHVERAGVHSGDSIAVYPPQYLDEGLKQKIADITIKIAKELKTIGLVNIQFVIYQNEVYVIEVNPRSSRTVPFLSKVTGIPMAHLATKTILGGKLKEDGYTEGLWPESDYVSVKVPVFSFAKLRRVEPTLGPEMKSTGEVMGRDKLYAKALYKGLIGAGMKIPATGAIIVTVADKDKAEAVELMKGFHAMGYKIIATGGTAHALEQAGLNVMNVNKLDEGEPTILDLIRGGQANFVFNTLTKGKTPERDGFRIRREAVENGVVCMTSLDTVTALLRMLQTINFSSQSMPAFVGQ, encoded by the coding sequence ATGCCAAAGAACGATAAACTTAAAAAAATCCTCGTCATCGGCTCCGGCCCGATCGTCATCGGCCAGGCAGCCGAGTTCGACTATGCCGGAACCCAGGCCTGCCAGGCGCTGAAAGAAGAAGGCGTGGAGGTTGTGCTGATCAACAGCAATCCGGCCACCATTATGACTGACACGAATATGGCCGACAAGGTCTACATCGAGCCGATTACCCTTGAATTTGTGACCGCGATTATCCGCCAGGAGCGTCCTGATGGATTGCTGCCGACGCTGGGCGGACAGACCGGACTGAATATGGCTGTGGAACTGGCCCGCGCAGGCGTATTGGAGCAGGAAAACGTGAAGCTGCTGGGTACACAGCTGGAATCCATTGAAAAGGCGGAGGACCGTGATTTATTCCGCGAACTGATGCGCGAGCTGGAGCAGCCGGTACCGGAGAGCACAATCATCACCAGTGTGGAGGAAGCCATGGGCTTCGCAGCTGGAATCGGCTACCCGCTGATTGTCCGTCCTGCTTACACGCTGGGTGGAACCGGCGGCGGGATTTGCGACAACGAGGAAGAGCTGCGGGAAACCGTCAAGGCGGGTATCCGCTACAGCCCGATCGGCCAATGTCTGGTAGAGAAAAGCATCGCCGGCATGAAGGAAGTTGAATATGAGGTGATGCGCGACGCGAACGACAACTGTATCGTGGTCTGCAACATGGAGAACTTTGACCCCGTTGGCGTACACACAGGCGACAGTATTGTCGTAGCGCCAAGCCAGACCTTGTCGGACCGTGAATACCAGATGCTGCGCAGCGCTTCCTTGAAGATCATCCGTGCGCTGAACATCGAAGGCGGCTGCAATGTGCAGTTTGCGCTTGATCCGCAGAGCTACCAGTATTATGTGATTGAAGTGAATCCGCGTGTCAGCCGCTCCTCGGCGCTGGCGTCGAAGGCGACCGGTTATCCAATTGCCAAGATGGCAGCCAAAATCGCCCTGGGCTATACGCTGGATGAAATCGTCAACCCGGTTACCGGCCAGACGTATGCCTGCTTCGAGCCGACACTGGACTATATCGTCAGCAAGATCCCGCGCTGGCCCTTCGACAAGTTCATCTACGCCAACCGCAAGCTGGGCACGCAGATGAAAGCAACCGGTGAGGTCATGGCGATTGGCCGTACCTTCGAAGAGTCGATTCACAAGGCGATCCGTTCCCTGGAAATCGGCATCCACCGCTTCAGGCTTCCTGGTGCAGAACAGCTGGAAGACAGTGTGCTGCGCACAAGACTTAACAAAGCGGATGATGAGCGCCTGTTCCTGATTGCTGAAGCTTTCCGCCGTGGTTATGGCCTGCAGGAGATTCAGGATATTACAAATGTAGACTGGTGGTTCCTCTCGAAGATCGAAGGTCTGGTGAATTTTGAAGAGGTGATCCGCAGCGAAGAAACGCTGTCGCCGGAAACACTCTATCAAGCGAAGCGTAAAGGGTTTACCGACCGTGCGATTGCCGAGATCCGTGCAGAGGGACGTCCTGGCCTTGCGCAGACAAAGGAATCCGATGTTCGCGTAATGCGTCTGCAGCAAGGGCTGGTTCCGGTATTCAAAATGGTGGATACCTGCGCCGCTGAATTCGAAGCCTCTACGCCATACTATTACTCGACTTACGAGACAGAGAATGAGGTTATTCATTCCGATAAGCAAAAAGTGATCGTGCTGGGCTCCGGTCCGATCCGTATCGGCCAGGGTATCGAATTCGACTATTCTACGGTTCATGCAGTTTGGGCGATTCAAAAAGCCGGTTATGAAGCTGTAATTATCAATAACAATCCAGAGACCGTCTCTACGGATTTCAATACCTCGGACCGGCTGTATTTTGAGCCGCTGTTCTTCGAGGATGTTATGAACGTTATTGCTCAGGAAAATCCGATTGGCGTCATCGTCCAGTTCGGCGGACAGACGGCGATCAACCTGGCTGCACCGCTGGCTGCGGCCGGCGTGAATATTCTGGGCACCAGCCTGGATAGCATCGATGAAGCTGAGGACCGCAAGAAATTCGAAGCACTGCTGGCTCGTCTCGATATCGCCCAACCGAAGGGCAAGACGGTTATCAATATCGATGAAGCGGTAGAAACTGCACAATCGCTCGGTTATCCGGTTCTGGTTCGTCCTTCCTATGTGCTGGGCGGCCGTGCTATGGAGATCGTCTACAATGATACAGAACTGCTGAGCTACATGGCTGAAGCGGTGAAGGTCAATCCGGAGCATCCGGTGCTGATTGACCGTTATATGCTGGGCAAAGAGGTGGAAGTAGATGCTATCTGCGACGGTGAGACCGTGGTCATCCCGGGCATTATGGAGCATGTAGAGCGCGCAGGGGTTCACTCCGGCGACTCCATCGCCGTATATCCTCCGCAATATCTGGATGAAGGTTTGAAGCAGAAGATTGCCGATATCACCATCAAGATTGCCAAAGAACTGAAAACGATCGGGCTGGTAAATATCCAGTTTGTCATTTATCAAAATGAAGTATATGTCATCGAGGTCAACCCGCGCTCTTCGCGTACGGTTCCTTTCCTCAGCAAGGTGACCGGCATTCCAATGGCCCATCTGGCCACCAAAACCATTCTCGGCGGCAAGCTGAAAGAAGATGGTTATACAGAAGGTCTGTGGCCGGAGAGTGACTATGTATCAGTCAAAGTACCGGTGTTCTCTTTTGCCAAGCTGCGCAGAGTAGAGCCTACACTCGGACCGGAAATGAAATCTACCGGTGAGGTGATGGGCCGCGACAAACTGTATGCCAAAGCCCTCTATAAAGGGCTGATTGGAGCAGGTATGAAAATTCCGGCGACCGGGGCCATCATCGTTACGGTAGCGGACAAAGACAAGGCTGAAGCCGTAGAGCTGATGAAGGGCTTCCATGCCATGGGCTACAAAATCATTGCCACCGGCGGTACCGCACATGCGCTTGAACAAGCGGGCCTGAACGTGATGAACGTTAATAAGCTGGATGAGGGAGAGCCGACCATCCTCGATCTGATTCGCGGCGGTCAAGCCAACTTCGTCTTCAATACCCTGACCAAAGGCAAAACACCGGAGCGCGACGGCTTCCGCATCCGCCGCGAAGCGGTAGAGAACGGTGTCGTATGTATGACCTCTCTCGATACGGTGACCGCGCTGCTGAGAATGCTGCAGACGATCAACTTCTCGTCACAGTCGATGCCTGCTTTTGTCGGACAATAA